The Solanum lycopersicum chromosome 2, SLM_r2.1 DNA window TAACGTTAGTGCTACATTAACAACGTTGATCATCAGATGACTCGTGTTAGATGGAAAAATTGTTCTTCAAGTCAATGTTATGTCACTTCTTTAGCGCACTGATGTGAAAATCGACCAAACTGAAAGACGAGCGGAACTCGTAGAAACTGGTACTGAAAAAATAGGAGTTTACGAAGCCATTCGTggtctatttatatatatcttatatCCTTTTCTTACTGTGATCCGGGAATTATAACCATATCCAAGTTAAGGAGTTAGACCATGTTATGGCCACGAGAGCGGTACCAAATCGAggcaaattttgaatattagatATGATCTCAAAATAACAGGAGGACAAGGTCGGCTAGTGAGACGATGGGAGGTAACCAACCAACTCTTTAAGATTTTACAGGTATTTAAATTCAGacattttaatatcaaaaacaaataaGAAGCAAGTAACACTCCTCGAAAGTTCCAAATGATTTAATTAGATAAGCGTGTGTAGACAAGGAGGGAGTATGTGATAATCTACATTAATAGCAAACAGCAAGGCtatgaattatgaataataCACAAGTATTAATCACTCAGCCTTTTCTGTAATCTTCATAAACGacaaatagatttttttaaaaaaatgaaaaaaagaagataaagctGGTTTTTGTTCTTTTGCTGAATATTTATTAGATTCATACAAGAAAaccatctttttttaaataaagaaaataaaatgttacGCAGCCTTAATCTGTCATGGATTCGTCTTTTTCTTTCCCTTTAATTTATACCAAAATACACATTATTAAGTAACTTTAATCTATGAAAGTGATCTTTTGatgatatatatttaatttaatttctacTCAATATCACAAATATAGAGGTCGAGTTAGGattttaaattctaaaaaatacaGCTTCAATACATATTAAGTAGTGATTATACACAAACACAAAATTTGAGTAGAAGATTCGACAACTACGAATACATGAATCAACAGAGTTAATTTCTCTGTTTTGTACTAAGAAGGAAACATTACACAGGGGATTTAATTAAATGTCATGAAGATGATAATATAGCAGAGCTAGTCTAAAATAAAGCTCTGCCATTACAAatatgtaaattaaaataatcgtATAGTTAACTTATTATAATTCCAAATGTAAAATTCACCACAATGCCCAGTTTCAATGATTAAAAGGAATGAATGAGAAGGGAAGTCAGGTAGAGGCAAAGAGAGCAGCCAAGGATAGTAAATCCAATAGTCCCACCAACCATGAAAATAAGTTCAACAAATTCATCCAATTGTTTTTTGTGTTTCTtctcataatataattttgaatttgtagGTGTGTAATTCCAACCTTGTTCACATACCAAACATTTCTCCAATCTCTCTTTTATCTTCACTTCTTCTATCCTTCCCCTCAATACTTGTAAATTTGCATCAACAACATGCCTTGATTTTCCTgctacaaaattattttcttatttaaatcgATTGGCGTGAcagtataaaaattaaatttagctTTGTTTATACTGACAACTAAATAATACTTTCTCCATTTCGAAAAGAATGAacctatttcttttttagtctgtttcaaaaaaaaaaatgatccctttccttttttggcaacactttaactttaactttccacgtgacatgtttaagactacAAGATTAAACGGCattttgacataactttaatttggaaccacaagattaaaaagtgtTGTTTCTTTTCTCaaactccgttccaagtcaaactaggtcattctttttgaaacagacgGAGTAATATATTTCACTTGTGCCCTTTTAACCTATGTAAAAAGGTTACATGATTTTTCTTTCTAGTTATGAATAACCACTTATAGTAAGTGGCGTAGTCAAaactttatttataaaaaggggtttgaaaaaaacaataaaatgtcACACACATTTATATAAGCAATTTTTGAACCACTAATTTTGTTCCTTATATCTTAGGTAATTCAATGTATATAGcttgtatgaaaaaaataaattcatataatttgCGTTGTCGATATAGTAAATGATTTTTCAATGGAGAGCCTCTTGCCTCCCTTCTACTTCGTTAATAACGTATAAGTGTATAGAAGTAaaactcataaaaataaaatcgatgtaattaagtaaaatggaaaaaaataaaatacgactttatatatatatatatttaccttCATCTCTATAGATCTGAGCTTTGATTTTGGATAGCCTTTGATTGATCCTAAATTTGGTAGATGACAATTTCATAGCCGGAAAAAGAACAAGTGATGAAGAAGCCATAAAAATTGTTTATGAGAAATATCAAGTCTTATGTTTATGAATGGCTTGCTTCACGTttcatacattaatatatataattctatATAACTTGGTCAACGCGTAAtctgattatttaattattagatTACTTTTCTGTTCTGGTTTTGATTTAATTACCTAATTAATGTTGTTTTGGTTTTTTTCTTAGCAAGtcaagtaattaattaaatatatagcAGACAACATAATAATCATCATTCAAGATTGGCGTAGTCATGATTTCAATATCATGGGTCTAAGTTTTAAAATGGTATTTCAAATAgtaataattgaattttaaatttattatttatttatatttaataattttttaaatataaatatacgtaacgaattaatttgaatttgtaactAGGCTTTTAGCTCTGCCCCAATGAGTAACAGAAAGTTGAAGGTTTTGAACCCAAGCAAAATAGTTTAGATTTGCcggcaaataaaaaaataaacagaatCTGAATCTGAATATGTAGTAACATGcactcatattttattttgggaaaattgaaaaaaaaaatttgcttCAATTTCATTTccacttttcaatttttatagtatttatttagattatatctaatttttttagtgtAATATTGTTCTCTTATCTACCaagctaataaaaaaatacttttatctatgaagtatttgttttttcatcaaaaatagttttattttcttttattgaacACACCTTAAGTCAATACCCTCAATATCAGAGGTAGAGTCGTTAATATGGGCTAAGCCTGTAGGGTTGATTTGGTCTAGTCCGGAATTTAATAGGGTTGAACTACAATTTTTGGAGTCCATttgaaaaaagagttttttagcCCGACCTGAATAAGCCTGTTGATTTGTTCGACTTGAAAAATATAGGTAGGATCGACCCgtgccaataaaaattaattaaaaatataatataatattaaaatttaaaatttaagagagcacaaactcaaaacaattaggttatCTACTTTTACTTGAAGTTTTtgtttaataaatattacaaaaataattttatttatggatttcattaaaaagtaataacattaatatcatgtaatattgttttgttcatatttatgatgatattttaaaattataatttataatttaatttaataattctaaatataatataatttttaaataaagtggGCTGGCTCGGCAAGTctgtagcccacgtacttgtggaTTGGACCGACCATTTTTTGGccccaacaaaaaataatgagtTAACCCGAATGAGATGAGATAGtccatattgacagctctaatTAGAGGTAATATTTGATATGTTTGTTGAAAATACTCCATTTATTTGTTGttacttatattatattttacttcgtgaaatttaaattataatttttctcatataaatataataaaaaattacatcttaaaatattgattaaaaattatattatttaatttacggaaaaaaaaaaagaaagaaaaagtggACACATATTTCATGAACCATGCCGACTCTAAGACTGCGTGTGTGGATAGCACCAGGAGTATTAGTAAATGATGTTTTATTCAACAAACATGTCGTATTATATGTCTAGTTTAaccttaattattatttcttaagagtttttaatttttttggataatGCTACTTATTCTTAATCATTgaatatatttaacaaaaattagaCTCGTACAATTAAGATAATCATATTCTTTTTAAGGCTAAACAGCCCCACATCTTGTCACATGGACTcgtcttttttcccttttataaaccaaaacaaaaaaaatatacatattaattaagTAACTATATTTATACAtcctaatataattaatttatacacGTAACTGAAATATATATCCCAAAATTAACCttccaaatttatgaaataatatatttatagaaattaTTCTGACCTATGTACATATGTCGTAGTTTTCCTATTTCTAATACAATGTTAACCTACCTAATTCATGTATCGCAAAAAcctaaaaagataaagaaaattatttttaatataaggatcaaaataaaatgaaatagaaagaaTTTTACGTAAAccttattattttgatattttgttagTGAGTCTAAGTAATGGATACACATATATGCCAAaacaaaatttgtttttgtGCGCCggcaataagaaaataaatggaATTTGAATACtgattaattaatatcatattttactCTTACAAGTTAATTTGTTTCTGCTTCTGGTTTTACTAATTAGTCAATATTAGAGTTCATATATATGttgtaattaaatatatatatgtaagttCATCAACCATATGCTGACTTTTGGAACTGCATGGATATTATTGGATAgtgataaaagtaaaaaaaaaaagttttattcaACAATTATGCATGTTAAATTATCTGTTTAATTAAccatatatgattatataattatatttcactAACTAtagtatgtttttctttttgttttactaGGGTAATCCCTACTTAAGTATCTTCTAATCACGGGATATGAGATGATTAGGTATTAGTGTCTGCCTAGATATTTATCTTCTTTATTACGGATATGAAATAATTAGAGATAATAAAATTAGTtcacataaacataataaatctTCAATTTGTTCAAATTTAGATGGATTAATGACTCACTTATTTGtaagcttaattttttttattactcaGTCAACTGAATTCGTataaaaattagattaatttatGTTAAGAATATAGTTAAAACTTTGTTAATATATTCTTAACataaattaatctaatttttaACTTAGAGGTTGCTGAGGGGGTTTATtccgtttatttttatttatttatgatattaaaatttaatttgttatttttatttacccaCTTTAGAataagataaatataatttttctttttcattacaCTAACTACTAATCAATTCTTCAaactattttcttgatatttttagtTTGAAACACTAATAGTTActgatattataataaaatatacactttatttattattttcttatagaaAAATACAAAGTTTATTATAGACGAGTAAAACTGTAAAAGTAAAACTCAAAATTTGAGATTTCTGAGTTAGTCGTAGCTTACCATTGAATGCATATATAGCTTGTTTGGTTTCAGTTAAAACATAACAAACAAAATCTATTATTATACAGTAATATGTTATAAGTAGTGATCTACATCCTCCCTcactattattatcttttagTAAATTACGTGATTAATAAATACAGGGTAAAATTTATTCGCATCAAGTGTTTACACCAAGTCAATACAGACATATTAcgtatttaaatttatagtttattttacttaataataattaattgacatgtgttttactttattagattatatgataataaaaattgtattgACTTGATGTAAAtatcctatgtggataaattttttccattaaaacatgacaaaaaatattaagacGAAGAGAATTGTAAAATTATAGCTAAATGAACAACAATGAGATGATATGTAAAGGAGGATGAGTTAGATTTAAACGAACCGAAAGTTGTTATATTGtcaaatattcaaattataacTTAGGACTTTGAGACCTcaagttttaaatttgaattgtttaATCATTGCAATCCTTGAAAGTTGTATTATGATGGTATTTGTAAGATTAAATTGTGTCAAGCTTATAGAAATtcccaaaacaaaaagaaacaagtCATACAAATTTTGAAGTCTCAAACGTTAAACAAGGTGTGGTCCTAGTGGTCGATAAAATAGTTGAGATAGAAAACACTAAGTGGTCGTTTGATACAAAGATTAATAATACAGGAATCAGTAATGCAAAAATTAGTAATGCAAAGATTATTAATGCAGAGATTggtaatgaaaaaattatttttatcaagtgtttggttcattgtttCTTACCTAGTTTTGTGTGTGATTTAAaactctataaaaaaaattattttcaattatacctttgagttattatgaaaattttctatTTCATGTAATTGGGTCGAGGTAGAAAATTGACGGACATTATTTTTTCATAGCATTTTTAACTAGCTTGgggaataaaaattttattgtcaTGTTCAATATTTTCTCACTTAAATTGTTTGAGcgtaaataattgtcatcttaataaattggagttaatatctcaaaatgtcaaacaattataataatttatatagaaaatttattaaactttgttttgtatcaataaattaaaaaaaactctttatcataaaattaaaaaaaatttagcaaaataaattaaactatttttatattcgagatgttatatatatatatatatatatatatatatatatatatatatatatatatatatatatatatatatatatatatatatatatatatatatatatatatatatatgctcttGTTTAGGCTATTTGTGTAATGTTTAATGGACTTTCTTTAAGAGGCAATATTTGGCTTATgaattgttcttaaattcatacatcaacattagcatattagtcggattataatattttatattaataataagtagactaaataactcatattttagaaacaaagaaaattatatttacataataaaatttgtaagctaatttatttaaataaatttattataaatacaaaatcaagaaaaataaacaaaaggatTTGAGgagatatttttgtctttacctAGACTAGTCCATGGTATTAGAACTAATACCACCAAATATAAGGTATTAGTTATACACTCTTTAATACCATGTTGGGCTAATCCATGTATTGATTATACATACACACAAAATTTCTACCAaacatagtattaaataataccaTACATAATACTTGGATTATTTTGACTAATAGCAATCTTTTCCTTTTCTagacttggtgaataaaatTATCTGGTCTGATGGGAATTAATAAGTATCTCGTCTATGATGATAGAGCTATCAAATACAATAATACTTATTGTTGCTGGAAGATAATAAGTATCccgtaaaattaattaaaaaaaaaactgtccAGACATCACAATTATAAAAGATTTATTAAATTCACAATTATTGTAATCTTTCACATGCTTTGTGTGaaatgttatcattattattgttttgagAGAATAATACAACTTTTATGATCATTTCAAATTCACATTACAAATAATGTCCATATGAATATCACGACAATTATTTGggtatttaataatttttgtgaTTGAAGGTTCAATAtgttcaataataatttttgtaaatcaCATTCaatctaaatcataattatgAATTGGAACAGATACGATGTCATTTTTAGAATAATACTCAGTTATTCTATACACTATTTTAAATATAGAGCAATATACAGTAAACCTACCTTCATTTTGTATGAATGGATGATGACGATCTGAAGGTCTCAAACATAGCAAACTTAACTTGTTtaagaattcataatttaaataatttcttgTACTCGATACCATATCTCTTCAGCACAAAGACGGACTCAACACCCTAACGTTAATctcaaatattttcatatcGATATCAAACTCTTATATTGGTTTAAGTTTGACCTACTATAATCGTACAAAATTATTATCttcgtctatttttatttgttatattactctttttgaaagttaatttaattaatttcaaattaaaacttGATCACATtgattcaatataaaaaaatagataatcaaaaactataataaattataattttctgcatattaattaataaaaaaatatatcataacatgttagtcaaaatttttatgatttttaacttGACTCTAAAAAACggaaattatcataaatatttataattttttattagaaaaaacataaaactgtCCGAGCAGAACTTTCTTGTGGTGAAGTTGACACGTGGCTGAACAGGTAGGTCTTCACATAACCAACGGTCAAGATTAAAACACGTGGAATTTTTTTAGAGGCTTgatatagaaaattagaaacaaaaaaggaaatataattaaatttgaaatttcttctAGAGTAGTCTTCTCTCCAATTCCTTCAATCAAACCCTATATATAAAGGAGTAGATACGCCGCCCCATTCattcacatttatatattttatcaaccCTAAATCTTTATTTACAAATTCCTACACTTTCTTCATTCAATCGGTAAGATTTCTATTTACTGTTATTTGTTCTCTACTTTTGATCATTCCGAACTGTTTGATTCAATGCTGCTTTCCTGTttgtaattttgatgatttatcgATGTGTTTTGTACTTGTCTGGTTTTGGTATAATGGCAATGGCGGAGTTATTTGTATCGAATTTATATGTATAGCCATTGTCGATGGTTCTTTTCTGTTTCTCTCTCATTTATATGATTGAGCTAGTTATGAGTATCTAGCAATTGATAGGTATCTTAATTTTTGATGATTGGATgcttaatttatgaaattttagatGGTCGGGGCTTGGAACCCTAATTTATGAAGCTATTGCAATTAGTAGGCTATACGTTTCGAAGAACTCTGatcaattctatattaaaaCTAGGCCATTAGTGAGCAACATATCTCTTgagttcaattttttatttacaataCTAATAGGTTTCTCTTGTAGCAAGTGTTACGGTAGTTTGCTATTCAGAGGCTTACACATGTGAGAGAGATCCGTCATTTGagatttatagttttagaacgAGTGGTACTGTAGTTTACAATTCAGAAGCTCAGACTCAGAATGAGTAAATTGGCCCAACTAATAAGAAGAGTACTTATAGAAATCTATTTATTAATATACATGATTTTTCTGGGAAATAtcgtttttattaaatttaaagcTACTTGCTTCAGCTATGCAACTGAAATAATCGGATTAAAAATCTTCTTTCTATCTATGGTGGAAGCTTATCTGCAACCtgttattatttatcatttttgcttttatCTATTTCCTTTACCACTTACTCTACTCATTATTGAGAAGTTAACAGGAGCTTACTTTTTATCTTTTGATGTGGCTTTTCTTTCTGAAGGTGGGCATCTTTATCTGTGTGGGTTTCAAGTTGTAGTTTCTCAAGTTGAAGCTTATTTTATGTCCGAACAAGCCACCATCTGTTTGGGATACGTTGGATTGCTTGGAGAATATTGTCCAACGTTAAGAAGAAAGTGTTCTGATAGGGTTGATGACTGTATGCATCTTGACTTGTTTCAGCAAGGACACTTAGAGCTTAGTGGTTGCACCCAGATACAACCTTTTCTCAACAAATTTTGGGCCAAAGGATCATCTGGAAATCCCTAACACCTTATTTAGGAATTTTCACTGAATCAAAAATGGCTTTGCAGAATATTGGAGCTGGCAACAGTGATGATGCCTTCTACAGGTATAAGATGCCGAGGATGATTACCAAGATAGAGGGGCGTGGGAATGGCATCAAGACAAACATCGTCAACATGGTTGACGTTGCAAAAGCTCTAGCGCGGCCAGCATCTTACACCACAAAACATTTTGGGTGCGAGCTTGGAGCTCAGTCGAAGTTTGATGAAAAAACTGGGACCTCCCTTGTCAATGGAGCTCATGATACTGCCAAGCTTGCTGGTCTTCTTGAGATTTTCATCAAGAAATATGTTCAGTGCTATGGGTGTGGAAACCCTGAAACTGAGATCCTTATCACTAAAACTCAGATGATCCAACTGAAGTGTGCTGCATGTGGTTTTATTTCTGATGTAGACATGAGAGACAAGCTGACAACCTTTATTCTTAAAAACCCACCCGAGTCTAAGAAGGGAGCCAAAGACAAGAAGGCAATGAGAAGAGCTGAAAAGGAGCGTCTAAAGGAAGGTGAAGCTGCTGATGAAGAGCTGAAGAAGCTtaagaaagaaacaaagaaaaaggtTTCTTCCAAGGAAGCCACTGCAAAACCTACCTTGAAAAAGAAAGCTAGCGGCTCTGATGATGATCATGCATCCCCACCCAAAAGGCATGTGAATGTCAGggaagaggaggaagaagatgatgatgatgttcaatGGCAAACTGATACATCAATGGAAGCTGCACAACAGCGCATACAGGAACAGTTGAGTGCTGTGACTGCTGAAATGGTTATGCTCTCCAcaaatgagacagagaagaAGCCCAAGGCAGCTACTACGCAAGCTCGCCAAAGTTCCAAGGTTGTTTCTGCACCCTCTGAGGATGATCCCAAAACTGAGAATGGAGAGAAAACATCCGAGACTCTTGTTGAGGATGTGAAAATACATCTGAAAAAGGGAGTTACTGCCAGCCAATTTCAATCTTTCTTGGGTTCGCTCTCTGGATCCCCTCAGGACATAGTTACTGCTGTCTACGAGGCACTCTTGGATGGTGTGGAGAAAGCATTCGCCAAGGAGCTTATGAAGAAGAAAGGTTATCTGCTTGCTGCTGTTGGTAAAGAGGATGGGTCACAGCTATGTTTGCTCAGAGCACTGGAAGTATTCTGTGGGAAATCTAACCCAGCAGCTGTGAAGGAAGTAGCACTCGTTTTGAAAGCTTTGTATGATGCTGATGTGTTGGAGGAGGAGTTTGTAGTGCAGTGGTATCAAGAGGGTGTTGCTGGGGTTCAGAAGGACTCCAAAATTTGGAAGAATGTCAAACCCTTCATTGACTGGCTTCAAAGTGCCGAGTCCGAGTCCGAGGAGGACTGAGATCACAACTGTCGTTCCTTAATCCAGACTGTTCTCTGGGGGTTTACCTTCTATCATCATCTAGGATATATGCCTGCTTAGCTTGTGACTATTTGCTAGTTCGGTATTTTCatgttttcctttattttttgttttgcttgtgtCTGTACTTTCATACTTGTTGCTACTTCTGTCATGTGTTCTGTGTCTGTCTTCTTTTTGATGTTTTAAGGCGAATAAGATTTGGGAAGTCTTGAGCTATTTTATTCTTGTTGTGGGTGAATTATTTAGAGTTTAAATGCATATTCTTGTTGTGCAAGTGCTGACGCTCTTGTAATGCCAGCTAAGTTTCTTCATCTGATGAGACAAAATCCCAAAACAAACATAAAGGGAAGAGATTGAAAATAGCACCACTGCATCGCGATTTCAAATGCCACAATAGGCAACAAAGGAACTTTGTAATTGCGATTATTATAAGGACGTAATATTGTAAATCACAGAATGAGGATTATAGTGCGGAACTTAAAGAGAGGTGTCTGAAATTAATTATAATCTTTCGCGTGCTTTGTTTTAAATGTCATCATAATACAtcttttatgattatttcaattcaaagtatttttttgaatattccCATTACAAATAATTAGGTTCCCCGGTTCGTCTGGATATTTACAACTTTTTAGGGGTTCAATAAGTTTTTCTCTGTGCCCATAACAATAACTTACCTAGATTTAGTACTACCTTCTTGATTTTATGGAAATTCCAATATGCATGTTAATTATTGAGCCTTTAACGTAGTAACAAACTGAATGCTAATTTTGGGGATTAGATATATTAATCatttatattcttgaaattcattattttccttttgatGGAGGAAGTAAATTAATCGAGtgactttttctattttatagtaaaatcgTAAAAGTTTGcaatattgatatttaaatttattgtgaagtttaaatttatttatcctCAAAAAGTATTAGTTGAATTTGTTAGTGTGATCTAAATTCACGTAAATCAAACCTAACaatctatatatacaaaaaaaaaaaaacataaatcacAATAACGAATGTAAACGATTATTAgatcaagaataaatataacaaagtaTGAATATTTTACTTTGAGTATGAAATTTGTGTCGTCTTAAACGAGAATTTAGAACCCGTAAAAGCAACATATACCAAAAGCTTTGAATACATAGAACTTTTGTTGTTGTAATGGTACAATACTGAGTATTGCGATGAATACAAAGAATTATAACAAGATTATTTATATCTAATCATAGAATTCTATTTTCGTGAATCCCACTATGATCTATCGATAGTGTATTCATCTCCATTTTATAATGTTTGATAAAAATCTCACGCGACGATATGATCCCGACAACTTCTCTATATTTGAAATCGATTTTCATAACTAAACGAGATTAACATCCTAACATCGATCTCAGATGTTTTTCTGTGGATATCAGACATGGCGACAGAATCCTAGAACAATATAAAACAAAAGCCttttattgttataaattataatagtaaaatagTGACTATGGAatgtgtttaaaaaataataaaggatctTTTAATATCTAAAccctaaaattttattttacataattttcacTTGTATGATTTTTCAATTGTGCATTTATTTCCATCTTATAATGGTTAgcgaaaatttcaaaatctagTTCAAAACAACTTTTAATACTCGATGTTGTTTCTTTCTTGAGCTAGATAGATTCCACACCGTATAACATTCGTCTGACCTATTGTATCTGTCACGTGTTTATCGATCCGttaaacaatatttattttattttacataaatttcacttgtacatttttttaattgtacatTATCTCCATCTTATAATAATTAAcgagaatctcaaaatctaattCAAAACAACTTTTTATACTCGatattatttctttcttgtGCTAAATAGATTCCATACCTATAACATTCGTCGGACCTATTGTACATGCCACATGTCTATcgattaattttaaatttttaggaGGAAAAAAAAACGTGAAACTGTAAAGCAGATTTTCATATTTCAACGTGgctaaattatatttcattacaCATACATCATAACGGCCTCGATGAAAACACGTGGATTGATCATAGAGGTTCGGTGaaaattagaaacaaaaatcaagaaataaaattttgaaatttcttaaaatttttggaGAAGTATCTGGATTGGTTTTACTCTTCTCTTCAATTCCTTCAAACCCTATATATTAAGGAATCTGTACGCCGCCTCATCTATTCacctttctatatatatattgtatgtatTATTAACCCTAAAATCTTCCTCTACCAGTTCCTCCAAATTCTTCAATCAATCGGTAAGATTTCTATTTACTTTTATTCGTTCTGTACTTTTGATCATTCTCAACTGTTTGATTCAATGTCGCTTTCGtgtttttaattgatgatttatcAATGTGGTTATACTTgtcttgttttcttctctccGTGTATATCGATGGTTATCTTCTCTGTTTCTCTGATTTATATGAGCTGGTTATGAGTAATTGAGTATCGATAAATTgatcatatattaatatttgacgATTGATGCTTAATTTGTGAAGTTTTAGATGTTTCAATCCTT harbors:
- the LOC101262974 gene encoding eukaryotic translation initiation factor 5 codes for the protein MALQNIGAGNSDDAFYRYKMPRMITKIEGRGNGIKTNIVNMVDVAKALARPASYTTKHFGCELGAQSKFDEKTGTSLVNGAHDTAKLAGLLEIFIKKYVQCYGCGNPETEILITKTQMIQLKCAACGFISDVDMRDKLTTFILKNPPESKKGAKDKKAMRRAEKERLKEGEAADEELKKLKKETKKKVSSKEATAKPTLKKKASGSDDDHASPPKRHVNVREEEEEDDDDVQWQTDTSMEAAQQRIQEQLSAVTAEMVMLSTNETEKKPKAATTQARQSSKVVSAPSEDDPKTENGEKTSETLVEDVKIHLKKGVTASQFQSFLGSLSGSPQDIVTAVYEALLDGVEKAFAKELMKKKGYLLAAVGKEDGSQLCLLRALEVFCGKSNPAAVKEVALVLKALYDADVLEEEFVVQWYQEGVAGVQKDSKIWKNVKPFIDWLQSAESESEED